Proteins found in one Zea mays cultivar B73 chromosome 1, Zm-B73-REFERENCE-NAM-5.0, whole genome shotgun sequence genomic segment:
- the LOC109943524 gene encoding WAT1-related protein At5g64700, translating to MTMKASMKPYCVAIIIQLIYTGMFVISKAAFNHGMNTYVFIFYRQAVGSLILLPTALLQRKNARPAMSLGVLVKLFFCALIGITVGVNLYHVSLKFTTATVASAADSSLPAVTFFLAVLLRMERVKLRSSSGIAKVAGVALCLAGVFTIALYTGPSVSPINHHRAFASQDPAPKPVVVPRGVWIKWTLLMVVANMCWSLWIICQAAVQKDYPDKMVVTVTQCLLSTAQSFVVAVVAERDFSKWKLRFDISLLAVLYSGVMVTGVSYYLQTWCLEMRGPMFFATWTPLCFVFTIFCSSFFLGEIVHLGSILGGILLVASLYTMLWGKSKEDKTDDATDDIEKCGEDNKSAESCPGEQQRQRTTATAAEVKESTLIGSADLRVQEH from the exons ATGACGATGAAAGCAAGTATGAAGCCCTACTGCGTGGCCATCATCATACAACTGATCTACACTGGCATGTTCGTGATATCCAAGGCTGCTTTCAACCATGGGATGAACACCTACGTGTTCATCTTCTATCGCCAGGCAGTTGGCTCCCTCATCTTGCTGCCTACAGCTCTTCTACAAAG GAAAAATGCACGACCAGCCATGTCACTTGGGGTGCTCGTAAAGCTCTTCTTCTGTGCCTTAATCGG GATTACGGTTGGGGTGAACCTGTACCACGTGAGCCTCAAGTTCACCACTGCAACGGTGGCATCTGCGGCGGACAGCTCGCTCCCGGCCGTCACCTTCTTCCTGGCGGTGCTTTTGAG GATGGAGAGAGTGAAGCTGAGGAGCTCTTCAGGCATAGCCAAGGTCGCCGGCGTAGCGCTCTGCCTGGCGGGAGTCTTCACCATCGCCTTGTACACCGGCCCGTCCGTGAGCCCTATCAACCACCACCGTGCCTTCGCCTCTCAAGACCCAGCACCGAAACCTGTTGTAGTTCCCAGGGGGGTATGGATCAAATGGACGTTGCTCATGGTGGTCGCCAACATGTGCTGGTCTTTGTGGATAATTTGTCAG GCAGCGGTGCAGAAGGATTATCCAGACAAGATGGTCGTCACCGTGACTCAGTGCCTGCTCAGCACGGCGCAGTCGTTCGTCGTCGCAGTGGTCGCAGAGCGGGACTTCTCCAAATGGAAGCTCCGCTTCGACATCAGCCTGCTCGCCGTCCTATACTCG GGTGTTATGGTGACGGGGGTGTCCTACTACCTGCAAACTTGGTGCCTAGAGATGAGAGGCCCCATGTTCTTCGCCACCTGGACGCCACTGTGCTTCGTGTTCACGATATTCTGCTCGTCGTTCTTTCTCGGAGAGATTGTTCACCTCGGCAG CATCTTGGGTGGGATTTTGCTGGTCGCAAGTCTTTATACCATGCTGTGGGGTAAAAGCAAAGAGGACAAGACTGACGATGCCACCGATGATATTGAGAAATGTGGGGAGGATAACAAGTCCGCGGAGAGCTGCCCCGGAGAACAACAACGACAGCGTACTACAGCTACAGCAGCAGAGGTCAAAGAATCGACGTTGATAGGCTCGGCAGATTTGCGCGTCCAAGAACACTGA